The DNA window CGCTGCCGCAGGTCAGCTCCCTGGCTGCGCGGCTCATCGAGCCCTGGCAGGCCCTGGGCATGCCGGCGTCGTCGCTGGAGTCCTTCCTGCTGACCACCTTCTGCGGAGCCGACCGCGAGCGCCCTGCTGGGCCCCGAGCTGCGGGCCTCGATGAGGCTTCGACGCTGCGCACGCTGACCCGCGTGCTCGGCACCGCCGAGGCTCTGACCGAGCAGATCAACAGCTGAGGAAGCTGGGCGGACGGGGCGACTCAGGTGACTCTGGCGGCAGATCTCTACCAGGTTGACGACATCTCAGACGCCGTAAGTCAGGTGAGATGTCGCCGAGCAGGTGGAGATCCCGCTCAGCCGCTGACCTCCAGTCCGAGGTGCTCCGCGAGCGCCGGGGCGAGTTCGAGCAGCTGCTGGGAGGTCACCACCGCACCGCGCAGACCCTCCAGGCCGACGATCCGGCCGATCTCAGCCCCGGTCAGATCCAGATGCTGGGCGCGCAGCCCGGTCAGCACCAGAGTCTCGGCCCGGGTTCCGCGCAGTGCCACGCGGTGAGCACTCGCTTGGGTCAGGTCGACCTCCCCAAGGGCGCAGCCTTCGATGAGGAGATCTCGCAGCTCGGCACCACGCAGGTTGATCAGGTCGAGCTTGGCAGACGCCAGCTTCACTCCCGAGAGCACGGCGTCATAGAGCTCCACGACGCCGATGCGACTGTCCTCGAGCAGCACATCCCGCCAGCCGGAGCGGGGCGCCTGCAGATGTGGGATGTTCAGCCTGCTCAGCCGCGACTCGGCCACGGTGAGCCCGGAGAGGTCGCCCTCGGTCAGCGAGGCCTCCTCCCAGACGCTCTCGATCAGCGAGGCCCCGCGGAGATCGCTGCCGGACTCTCCTGCGGGAGGCAGGTCCTCGCTCAGGCGGCGCCGCTCGGCCACTCCTACGCCATGACCGGCCCCACCGAGGGCGAGATGACGATGGCCCTGCACGGCGTCGAGGTGGGCGAAGGGGGCATGCTGATCACTGTCACCTTCACCCCGGAGTATGAGCAGGACGGCGAGCCCGCCCACTTCGTCGAGGATATGCACAACCCGAACAACGCAAACATCATGAGCTACCTGCTCCCGGTGGTCAGCGACAGAGAGAATCTCAAGGCGTACTACGTGCCGGTGGAGATCCCGGAACGCTCCGGAGGCGGGTGGGTCACACGGTCGGACAACGCGTGGGCCAGCGACGTCGACGTCCACGTCCACTCCGGCGACACACTGACCATGTGGGCCTATGTCCCCACCCCGGAAGATGACATCGACACTGTGGATGTCTCTGTGGTGCCGGGCGCCCCGGAGTTCCGCGATGTCGAGATCGAGTGGGGCGACCACTCCCCTGCTGATCACAGCGGCTCCGGCGACGAGGATGAGGACGAGGCTGCCGAGGACGACGATGAGTGAGCGTCACGCCCGCCGTACCGCCCGCCCGCTGGCAGCCCTGATCCTCACCGGAGGCCTGCTGCTGAGCACCACGGTCCCGGCCGCAGCCGATGAGGAGGAGTTCCCCGGGGGCCCGCCCGAAAGGCCCGAAGGGCAGCCTTCCACCGAGGAGTTCATCTACGCGCCGGACGCCGAGGACTTCACCCAGCGCTATGACGCCACCGACTTCATCGACGAGCTCGGCGGAGACTCCGAGGAAGACGACGTGATCGTCCTGGAGACCGACATCCTCTTCTCCGCCATGGAGTGGGAGATCCCGTCCGGAGCCGGCAGCACGATCGCAGGACTCATGGACGATGTCCCCGAGGGTGCCACCGTCCAGGTCCACGGCCACACCGATTCCAACCCGGTGCCCGAGGAGTACGACTTCGACAATCAGGTGCTCTCCGAGAACCGAGCAGAGGCCGTGGCCGAGGTCCTCGAACAGGAGCGCAGCGACCTCACGCTGGAGGTCGAGGGATTCGGCGACAGCGAACCCGCTGTGACCGAGGATCCGGAAGACCCCAGCACCTACGCCGCCAACCGACGCGTGGAGATCCGCTACGGCGACTGAGCGTGCTCGGTCGCGGCCCGGGGCGCTGGGCCATTGGACCTAGCGCCGGGAGTTGCGGCCGGCGTCGCGAGCCTGGGCGATGATCCCCGGCAGCGCACCGGCCAGCTTCTCCACGTCCTCCTCCGTGGTGGTGTGGCCCAGGGAGAAGCGCTGAGCCCCGCGGGCCTCCTCCTCTGTGAGCCCCATGGCCAGCAGCACATGAGAGGCCCGCGGAACCCCGGCGGTGCAGGCGGAGCCGGTGGCGGTGTCGAAGCCGGCCATATCCAGCATGAACAGCAGGGAGTCGCCTTCGGCCCCGTCCACCGTGATGTGCAGATTGTTCGGCAGCCGCTTGGCCGGGCTGATCCTCGGATCCGGCCCACGCAGAGTCGCCCCCTCGACGCCGTCCACGACCTCCACCAGGCGGTTCCGCAGCTCGGCGAGGCGTGCAGACTCGGCCTCGGTGCCGCTGACCGTCTCCTCGGCCACTGCGGCGAAGGCGCAGATGCCCGCGGCATCCAACGTCCCGGAACGGATGTCGCGCTCCTGCCCTCCGCCGTGCTGCACCGGGGTCAGGGCCACATCCCGGCGGACCAGCAGAGCGCCGATCCCCACCGGAGCACCGATCTTGTGGCCGGTGATCGCCATCGTGGAGGCGCCCGAGGCGGAGAAGCTGACCGGGCCGCCGTCGCCGGCGACAGAGCCGAAGGCCTGGACCGCATCGGTGTGGAACGGGACGCCGTGCTCGCGGCAGAGCTGGGCCATCTCCGCCACCGGCTGCACCGCGCCGGTCTCGTTGTTGGCCCACATGGCGGTGACCAGAGCGATGCTCTCCGGCTCCTCCGAGAGCAGGCGCCGAAGCTGTTCGGCGAAGCTGCTCAGCTCGACCACACCCTCGGCGTCCACGGGGATCATCACCAGCTCCGCGCCCTCCTTGGCCTCCAGCCATTCGGCGGTGTCCAGCACGGCGTGATGTTCGATGCCCGGCAGCAGGATGCGCCGGCGTCGGGAGTCTCCGTCCTGACCGGAACGCCGCTGCCACCACAGCCCCTTGATCGCCAGGTTGTCCGCCTCGGTGCCGCCGGAGGTGAAGATGACCTCCGAAGGGTGGGCGCCCGCGGCCTCGGCCAGCTGGGCACGGGCAGAGTCCACGGCGAGCCGAGCCCGTCGGCCTGAACCGTGCAGCGAGGAGGGATTGCTCAGCTGCGGCATCTGCTCGGTGAGCACGCGCAGAGCGGTCGGCTTCACCGGAGTGGTCGCGGCGTGATCGAAGTATGTCATCGTGACCCCGATTTTACTCACCACCGGCACCCCCGGGACGGCTGAGCGGTATCGTACTCTTCGATGACCAACCCGACCGGCAGCTCCTCCCCGGACTTCTACAGCGTGCTGGGCGTAGACCCCGACGCCGACCAGAAGACGATCCGCGCCGCCTACCGACGCCGGATGCGCCAGACCCATCCTGATCAGGGCGGTTCGGCCGAAGAGTTCCATCGGGTCCAGCAGGCCTGGGAGGCCCTCGGTTCAGAGGAGTCACGCTCGGCCTACGATCGGGCACGCGGCGGGGTCGATCCCGCAGGCCCGACTGCCGAAGAGGACTTCGGCCTCAACGGCGGAACCTACGCCAGAGGCCGCACCTGGACCGCCTCCACCTCAGGGACGGCCCACTCCCCCGGTGGGCGCCGAGGCGGCCCGCCCAAGCCCTCCGGGGCAGCGCTGAGGCCGCCGGTCTATGAACCTGATCTCTCCACTCCTGAGCCCCTGTCCCTGCCGCTGACCAGCCAGCGGGTCCACGGGCAGTTCGCCTCACGGGGACTCTTCGGCGGCGGAAAGACGCAGCGCCGGCATCGCCGCAGCGTCGAGCTGCTGACCAAGCACGTGCTGGAGGAGCTGCCGGCGGCCCGACTGTTCAACGACGTGCACCTGGAGCCCGCCGCGGCCGACCGGAAGGGCCGGCGTCGGGCGCCCCGCGGCTCAGAGCGGGCCGAGCATGTGCTGGTCTGCGGCGATGCGCTGGTCGTGCTCGGAGTCCACGAGGTCGCCGCCTCAGCGGCCTCCTGGGACGGACGCACGCTGCGTGCCGGCGGACGGGCGATGGCTCTGCCGAACCTCGCCGCCCAGGCGCGCCGGCTCCGGGAGACGCTGACCCAGCGGCTGGCCGCAGAGTACGGACGCGAACCGGTGCTGACCATCAGCCACCAGATGATGCTGCTCTCCACCGACGGCAGCCTGCTCAGCCCTGTGGTGGAGCCAGCTGCGGGATCCGCGCCGCTGGCCGCGGGCCGCGCGGTGCGCCGCGTGCTGGCCGAGCTGGCCGTCTCCGAGCGGGCCAATGTGGTGGACCGCCGCCTGCTCGCCGCCCTGCGCGACCAGCTGGCCACCCCCGACGTCGTCTGACGCGCGTACTGCGCGCCCGCGGGTCTCTGCCGCGGCGCGCTCGGCATGCCAGACTGACCACCCTCTACACTGTTCTGCGTGTCTGCAGACGAACCCTCCCCCGCACCCCTGCGCGTACTCGTCGACCAGCCGGAGATCCCCGGCAACACCGGCAACCTGATCCGCCTGGCCGCGGTGACCGGCGTCGAACTCCACCTGGCTGAGCCGCTGGGCTTCGACTTCGCCGATGCCAAGCTGCGCCGCGCCGGACTGGACTATCACGACCTGGCCGTCCTGACCGTCCACCCCAGCCTGGAGGCCGCCTACCAGGCGCTCGGGCTCGAGACCGAGATTCCCGCCGAGCAGCATCCGCGGGTCTTCGCCTTCACCGGGGAGGGAACCATCGGCCACACTCAGATCACTTATCGTCCCGGTGATGTGATGCTCTTCGGCCGGGAGTCTGTGGGTCTGGACGAGTCCGTGAAGGCGGGCCCGCGCATCACACAGAAGGTGCGGATCCCCATGCTGCCCTCCAGGCGCTCGCTGAACCTGGCCAACTCCGTGTCCATCGCGGTCTACGAGGCCTGGCGGCAGAACGACTTCGCCGGGGCCGTCTGAGCTTCCTCCTCGCCATAAGGGTGTTGATCAAGAGGGTGTCCAGCTCAGATCGCTAGACTCGCACAGCATGGAGACCCCTTCCCCGAGCCGCCGCGATGACCAGCCGGACGAGTTCCCGGAGACCGATTCCGAGGAGCTGCAGGACCGGGTCGGCCACGACGAGCAGGCCCAGCCTCAGGAGAGCGCCGATGCCGACGACGCTGTGGCCGGAGACTACGGTGAGGAAGACTCCGACGAGGCAGAGACTGCCGACGAGCCTGAGACCGCCGACGAGCCGACCGAGCCGCTGACGCTGAGCGAGCTGCTCACCGGCACCGCTCACGGCGATGAATCCTCGTTCGCCGCGTTCTACGAGGCCACCTCCGATGTGGTCTACGGACTGGCCCTGCTGATGCACGAGCATCCCGACGGCGCCTACTACTCCACAGTGGCCGTCTACCAGCACCTGTGGGAGCAGGCCGACGAGCGCGCCCGGGACCTGCGCCTGCAGACTGCCGCCTCCCAGTCACTGACTGAGGAGCACCTGAACTCCCCGGAGGACGAGCAGGATGCCTACCGCCCGAGTGAGTACGAGCTGGTCCTGGAATGGCTGGTTCCACTGGCCCACCGCATCATGGTCGAGCGCTTCCGTGAGGGCCTGGCCGAACCCATCAGCCTCTCGGCAGTGCCTGAGTCGCAGGGCGGAGGCGTGGCCGGCCTGCCGGAGGAGATCCTCGACGACCTGACCACCCTCTCCGACGCCCAGACCCAGGCGGTGGCGCTGAGCTACCTGGCCGGCGGAACCCACCAGCAGATCGCCGACGCCGTGGACTCGGCGCTGCCTACGGTGAAGTCACGGCTGCGCGACAGCATGACCCGCCTGCACGCGCAGCGCGACTCCCGAGAGACCGACGCCGACCCCATCCTGCGGGCCGCTGTCACCAGGAAGGACGTGGAGCGCGGAGGCGCGGTCAACCGCAACTTCACCAACCACGTCTCGGCGGATCTGGAGAAGGGCCTGCTGGTCGAACTCGCCGAGCTCTACGCACTCGATGCCATCGATGACCGCGAACGCGCCCTGCTGGACGAGACGGCGCTGAACGCCGACGAAGAGACCTCCCAGCAGTGGGATACGCGAGTGCTGGCGGCACGGCGCACCCTGGCCGAGATCTTCTCCGCTCACCCGGTGGTCCCTCCCGGACAGCTGCTGGACGAGATCCTCTACGACCTGCGCGACCGTGAAGTCGGCATGAGCATGGTCGAAGAGTTCTCCGCCCACACGGAGGAGACCACCAAGCGCGACCCCATCATGAAGCGGTGGATGATCGTCACCGGCCTGGTGGTCGTCATCCTCCTGGCCGTCCTGCTGATCTGGCGCTTCACCGCCGGCCAGGACGTCCAAACCATCGCCGACGGGGCCGACGATGCCCGCACGGTGGAAGACATCGAGCTCGCCGGCGGGGGCACCGGCCACGCCGTGATCTCCGAAGAGGAGGACGTCGCCTACCTGGACTTCGAGGACGTCGCCACCCTGGACGGTCACACCTACCAGGTCTGGCTGCTCTCGGCCGACCAACGGGCCCCGAGCTCGCTGGGCAACTTCACCTCCTCCGAACTCGAGGAGGAGATCATCTCCCTGCGGAACATCTCCAGCTATTCCCATGTGCAGATCACTGCGGAGGAGATCCGCGGCGAGGAGCGCCCTTTGGGCGAGGTCATGGCGGAGCTGCCGCTGCATGAAGACGCGCCGGAGGAGTCGGAGGACGCTGCGGGCGACGACGCCGAAGGTGATACCGATGGTGCGGAGGATTCCGACGGTGCGGAGGATTCCGATGGTCCGGAGACCACAGAGGACGGCGCCTGAGGGCCGACCGGCTGAGGCACGGTGTGTGGGCACTTTCGTATGGAATGCGCCCTGTCCGCACGCTCAGAGCACCTGGAAGTGCCCACACAACGCAGGTGGGCAGCGCTGGCGGACAATGCTGGCGGCTCAGCCGGTCCAGTTGCCGCTCTCGTCGTACTGATCCTCAAAGATGGCGGGAGGCTCGTCGCCGGGCTCGAGTTCGACGGGACCGTTGCAGCCCCAGGCGTCCTGGGATTCACATTCGCCGCCGACGCTTCGGGACGACATCCTCCAGATGTCGGCGTTGCCTGGGCTGGATGCGATGGTCGCCTGGCCCGGGATGGCGATCCACTCGCCTCCGTCCACGCGGTATTCACCGATGTAGTCGGTGGCGATGGTGACTCCGTAGGTGCCCGTGGCGGTGTAGACGTTGGGTTGCCCCCGGAAGTAGGTCCACGCGTTATGCGGGCCGCGGTTTCTTCAATGGGTACAGATTTCAGCATACTCAGCCGGGCTGCGGTACCCGAGCGCTGAGTGGCGCCGGATGGTGTTGTATTCCTTCTTCCAATCCGTGATGATCACCCGAGCATGGGTCAAAGACCAGAAGCTGGTGATGTTCAGGCACTCATCCCGGATCCTGCTGTTGAAGGACTCCACGTACCCATTGCGCCACGGCGCACCCGGCGGGATGTAGTGGATCCCCGTGACCTCCCCGGCCCAGTCGGCCATCGCGTGGCAGATCAGCTCCGGGCCGTTGTCACACCGTAGGACCTCTGGAAGCCCCCGGTCAGCGGCGATAGCGTCGAGGTGGGCGGTGAGGTCATCACCGGTGATGCTGCGGGCCACGATCCCGCCCAGGCATTCGCGAGTGTGCTCATCGACGATCGAGGCGATCTTGATCGCCCGGCCCGTCTCATCGGCGTCGAATTGGAAGTCCACCGCCCACACCACATTCGGCGCGTCCGCCTGCGGGGCTTCCGCGGTGGAGGACCCCACGCGTTTGCGTCGACGTCTCACCGGAACCCGCAGGCCCTCTTCACGCCAGAGCCGCTGGACCTTCTTATGGTTGACCGCCCAGCCCTCGGCTCGGGCATCATGATAGGCCCGCCGGTAGCCCCAGCGCGGGTGGTCCTTTGCATAAGCCCGTAGCCAGGCCCGCAGCCCAGCATCAGGATCACCAGCGTTCTCAGACTTCAGTGCCCGGCGGAAGGCGGATCGGGCAAGCCCGGCCAGCGCGGTGGCTCTGCGTTCACTGATGCCCATGGTGGCCATCAGGTGTCGCGCAGCTGCTCGGCGCCGGTCCGGGCTTAGAAGTTTCCCTCCGCCAGCTCCTTCAGCGCGGCCTTCTCCAGCTCCGCCTCGGCCAGGAGCTTCTTGAGCCGGTCGTTTTGCTTCTGAAGTTCCTTCAGCCGTTTGGCGTCTTCGGCTTTGAGCCCGCCGTATTGGTTCTTCCACCGGTAGTAGGTGGCCTCGGTGACTCCCAGTTCGCGGGCGGTGGCGGCGACGTCGTGGCCTTCTGCCTGGAGCTTCTCAGCGTCTTGGAGCTTCCGGATGATCTGTTCCGGGGTATGGCGTCTTCTCTTGCTTGTCATGGTCACACCAGTTTTCCTGCCCGGAGCGTCGGGCGCTAGTGCGACTCTCATAACTCGTGGACCGAAATTAGGGG is part of the Nesterenkonia lacusekhoensis genome and encodes:
- a CDS encoding cysteine desulfurase family protein, whose product is MTYFDHAATTPVKPTALRVLTEQMPQLSNPSSLHGSGRRARLAVDSARAQLAEAAGAHPSEVIFTSGGTEADNLAIKGLWWQRRSGQDGDSRRRRILLPGIEHHAVLDTAEWLEAKEGAELVMIPVDAEGVVELSSFAEQLRRLLSEEPESIALVTAMWANNETGAVQPVAEMAQLCREHGVPFHTDAVQAFGSVAGDGGPVSFSASGASTMAITGHKIGAPVGIGALLVRRDVALTPVQHGGGQERDIRSGTLDAAGICAFAAVAEETVSGTEAESARLAELRNRLVEVVDGVEGATLRGPDPRISPAKRLPNNLHITVDGAEGDSLLFMLDMAGFDTATGSACTAGVPRASHVLLAMGLTEEEARGAQRFSLGHTTTEEDVEKLAGALPGIIAQARDAGRNSRR
- a CDS encoding tRNA (cytidine(34)-2'-O)-methyltransferase codes for the protein MSADEPSPAPLRVLVDQPEIPGNTGNLIRLAAVTGVELHLAEPLGFDFADAKLRRAGLDYHDLAVLTVHPSLEAAYQALGLETEIPAEQHPRVFAFTGEGTIGHTQITYRPGDVMLFGRESVGLDESVKAGPRITQKVRIPMLPSRRSLNLANSVSIAVYEAWRQNDFAGAV
- a CDS encoding anti-sigma factor domain-containing protein — its product is METPSPSRRDDQPDEFPETDSEELQDRVGHDEQAQPQESADADDAVAGDYGEEDSDEAETADEPETADEPTEPLTLSELLTGTAHGDESSFAAFYEATSDVVYGLALLMHEHPDGAYYSTVAVYQHLWEQADERARDLRLQTAASQSLTEEHLNSPEDEQDAYRPSEYELVLEWLVPLAHRIMVERFREGLAEPISLSAVPESQGGGVAGLPEEILDDLTTLSDAQTQAVALSYLAGGTHQQIADAVDSALPTVKSRLRDSMTRLHAQRDSRETDADPILRAAVTRKDVERGGAVNRNFTNHVSADLEKGLLVELAELYALDAIDDRERALLDETALNADEETSQQWDTRVLAARRTLAEIFSAHPVVPPGQLLDEILYDLRDREVGMSMVEEFSAHTEETTKRDPIMKRWMIVTGLVVVILLAVLLIWRFTAGQDVQTIADGADDARTVEDIELAGGGTGHAVISEEEDVAYLDFEDVATLDGHTYQVWLLSADQRAPSSLGNFTSSELEEEIISLRNISSYSHVQITAEEIRGEERPLGEVMAELPLHEDAPEESEDAAGDDAEGDTDGAEDSDGAEDSDGPETTEDGA
- a CDS encoding J domain-containing protein; the encoded protein is MTNPTGSSSPDFYSVLGVDPDADQKTIRAAYRRRMRQTHPDQGGSAEEFHRVQQAWEALGSEESRSAYDRARGGVDPAGPTAEEDFGLNGGTYARGRTWTASTSGTAHSPGGRRGGPPKPSGAALRPPVYEPDLSTPEPLSLPLTSQRVHGQFASRGLFGGGKTQRRHRRSVELLTKHVLEELPAARLFNDVHLEPAAADRKGRRRAPRGSERAEHVLVCGDALVVLGVHEVAASAASWDGRTLRAGGRAMALPNLAAQARRLRETLTQRLAAEYGREPVLTISHQMMLLSTDGSLLSPVVEPAAGSAPLAAGRAVRRVLAELAVSERANVVDRRLLAALRDQLATPDVV
- a CDS encoding OmpA family protein, translating into MSERHARRTARPLAALILTGGLLLSTTVPAAADEEEFPGGPPERPEGQPSTEEFIYAPDAEDFTQRYDATDFIDELGGDSEEDDVIVLETDILFSAMEWEIPSGAGSTIAGLMDDVPEGATVQVHGHTDSNPVPEEYDFDNQVLSENRAEAVAEVLEQERSDLTLEVEGFGDSEPAVTEDPEDPSTYAANRRVEIRYGD
- a CDS encoding pentapeptide repeat-containing protein, producing the protein MAERRRLSEDLPPAGESGSDLRGASLIESVWEEASLTEGDLSGLTVAESRLSRLNIPHLQAPRSGWRDVLLEDSRIGVVELYDAVLSGVKLASAKLDLINLRGAELRDLLIEGCALGEVDLTQASAHRVALRGTRAETLVLTGLRAQHLDLTGAEIGRIVGLEGLRGAVVTSQQLLELAPALAEHLGLEVSG
- a CDS encoding IS3 family transposase (programmed frameshift); protein product: MTSKRRRHTPEQIIRKLQDAEKLQAEGHDVAATARELGVTEATYYRWKNQYGGLKAEDAKRLKELQKQNDRLKKLLAEAELEKAALKELAGGKLLSPDRRRAAARHLMATMGISERRATALAGLARSAFRRALKSENAGDPDAGLRAWLRAYAKDHPRWGYRRAYHDARAEGWAVNHKKVQRLWREEGLRVPVRRRRKRVGSSTAEAPQADAPNVVWAVDFQFDADETGRAIKIASIVDEHTRECLGGIVARSITGDDLTAHLDAIAADRGLPEVLRCDNGPELICHAMADWAGEVTGIHYIPPGAPWRNGYVESFNSRIRDECLNITSFWSLTHARVIITDWKKEYNTIRRHSALGYRSPAEYAEICTH